The proteins below come from a single Macrobrachium rosenbergii isolate ZJJX-2024 chromosome 50, ASM4041242v1, whole genome shotgun sequence genomic window:
- the LOC136832862 gene encoding tigger transposable element-derived protein 1-like encodes MAPKRQNSSFDASASKKPTKSITMEVNYDVINRSEKGESNTEIGRALGLSRTMVVTTVKDKQGILKHVQEAAPMKATVINVKHRSQNVAEMEKLLLIWLEDQNQRHVPVSLSVIQEKVRELHAAVVKKNGEGSVSEEFSASRGWFDCFKSRADLHNVKLQCEAASADSVAAESFPSGLAEIIREGGYTADQVFNVDETGLFWKRMPNRTYVSKEERSAPGHKAGKERLTLLFGASASGDLKLKPLLCAWQKIPGLLRAFSRVNSPSSESPTRKLGLP; translated from the coding sequence atggctccaaaacggcagaattcATCATTTGATGCTAGTGCATCCAAGAAGCCGACGAAGAGCATCACCATGGAAGTCAATTACGACGTAATTAACCGTTCGGAGAAGGGTGAGAGTAACACCGAGATAGGCCGTGCCTTGGGCCTTAGTAGAACAATGGTTGTTACCACAGTGAAGGACAAGCAGGGTATTCTGAAGCATGTGCAAGAAGCTGCACCAATGAAGGCAACGGTGATTAACGTGAAGCACCGTAGTCAGAACGTGGCagagatggagaagttattgttgatctggttggaagaccagaaccaacgGCATGTTCCAGTGAGCCTAAGTGTGATTCAAGAAAAGGTTAGGGAGCTGCATGCGGCAGTGGTGAAGAAGAATGGGGAAGGTAGTGTTAGTGAAGAATTTTCCGCCAGTAGAGGTTGGTTTGACTGCTTTAAGTCACGTGCAGATTTGCACAATGTGAAGTTGCAATGTGAAGCTGCCAGCGCTGATAGCgtagcagcagaaagtttccctagtggtttggctgagataattagggaaggtggttacactgctgaccaggtattcaatgtagatgagacagggttattttggaaaagaatgccaaatcgcACATACgtttccaaggaggagaggtcagcaccaggccataaagctggtaaggagaggctgactttactctttggggcCAGTGCTAGTGGCGATTTGAAGCTTAAGCCCTTGCTATGTGcttggcagaaaatcccagggcttttaagggcattttcaagagtcaactcccCATCATCTGAAAGTCCAACAagaaagcttgggttaccttga